One Gemmatimonadaceae bacterium genomic window, ACGGTGCGGTTCGCGTTGTCGGTCAGCGCGAAGATGAGGATTGCAACGCCGCCCGGTCCGTATCCCTCGTAGGTGACCTCGGCGTACTCAACCCCTTCCAGCTCCCCGGTGCCCTTCTTTACCGCGCGCTCGATGTTGTCCTTCGGCATCGAGGCGGCCTTCGCCGCTTCGATCGCAGTGCGAAGCCGTGGGTTTCCCGTGGGATCGCCGCCGCCCAGTTTGGCGGCCATCGTGATCTCGCGGATGAGCTTCGTGAAGTGCGCGCCG contains:
- a CDS encoding YebC/PmpR family DNA-binding transcriptional regulator; translated protein: MAGHSKWKQIKHYKAATDAKRGAHFTKLIREITMAAKLGGGDPTGNPRLRTAIEAAKAASMPKDNIERAVKKGTGELEGVEYAEVTYEGYGPGGVAILIFALTDNANRTV